Proteins from one Anastrepha obliqua isolate idAnaObli1 chromosome 2, idAnaObli1_1.0, whole genome shotgun sequence genomic window:
- the LOC129238429 gene encoding aspartate and glycine-rich protein-like, whose protein sequence is MMEKVMIMKVEMVMEYSNANGFGNYNKNDNVNENSNGIAYDNEHDNVNENSSGNGIGNDNEHDNVNENSSGNGNGNDNEHDNVTENSSGNDIGNDNKHDSVNENSKGKG, encoded by the coding sequence atgatggaaaaagtaATGATAATGAAAGTAGAAATGGTAATGGAATATAGTAATGCTAATGGTTTTGGTAATTATAATAAGAATGACAATGTTAACGAGAATAGTAATGGTATTGCTTATGATAATGAGCATGATAATGTTAATGAAAATAGTAGTGGTAATGGTATTGGTAATGATAATGAGCATGATAATGTTAACGAAAATAGtagtggtaatggtaatggtaatgataATGAGCATGATAATGTTACTGAAAATAGTAGTGGTAATGATATTGGTAATGATAATAAGCATGatagtgttaatgaaaatagTAAGGGTAAAGGGTAA